A genomic stretch from Armatimonadota bacterium includes:
- a CDS encoding ATP-binding protein, with protein sequence MTTYTSRSRITRFSLPAEPSAASVLRRFIREIARGTRLTVIEVTDLQLAVTEAYNNALTQQKHPNEGRIALKIDARPDEIIVDLAYRETHFPPAEFFSRC encoded by the coding sequence ATGACAACGTATACATCGCGATCCAGAATCACCAGGTTCAGCCTGCCGGCTGAGCCGTCTGCGGCGTCCGTCTTGCGCAGATTCATCAGGGAGATCGCCCGCGGCACCCGCCTCACAGTTATCGAGGTCACCGATCTCCAGCTTGCGGTCACCGAGGCGTACAACAACGCACTCACCCAGCAGAAGCATCCCAACGAAGGCCGCATCGCGCTGAAGATTGACGCGCGTCCGGATGAAATCATAGTAGATCTTGCCTACCGAGAAACGCATTTCCCTCCGGCAGAGTTCTTCTCTCGGTGTTGA
- a CDS encoding polysaccharide deacetylase family protein: MKNLPGRIALCVLLCIASATANAADYLESLREAVSAIEMGACDQAGSAIEQAIAANEADPLVHLSLAVLYLHGGRIDGSSGEFRAVTESSPGEWLAHYGLAVTALVRGDAPAVDKEIAAAREAGAPPSDIDTFERYRDHIVGRSTPARQSESLLDKQMDAYAALRTGLHADARTLLTEILASPCLPGFEERRSPVATFISSAPVALPSCRMTWTPPRGDDAREVAETVYLTADTSGADGVEFVTFYVDGTFVGMSNSEPLSFNWNTRRHTNGLHQVRIDGKNASGDVVSSKSVWVRVNNADPVRLPPVSGPEVENLRARLWRCIRLSESRRLAHYELAQLMLDEGEKDSAALNLECTLAYRPDFADARRMLQEINGKPPASREIRSGPTGRKLVALTFDDGPNQRTVRLLETLERLKIPATFFLVGFRAEAQPQLVKAIEAGGHEIGSHSYTHPNLTSLSLYEIEEQLCKTNAVIRVITGKSPRLFRPPGGNFNSTVREAVSRQGMNSVFWTVNCGHLEGGDPQGLAGYVFQNITDGGIVLMHNGEATASYALPVIAKRLRDAGYEFVTVSQLLGAR; encoded by the coding sequence ATGAAGAACCTGCCTGGCCGTATTGCCCTATGTGTCTTGCTGTGTATCGCCTCCGCGACCGCGAATGCCGCCGATTACCTGGAAAGCCTCCGGGAGGCCGTGTCCGCGATCGAGATGGGTGCGTGCGATCAAGCCGGTAGCGCAATCGAGCAAGCTATTGCCGCCAACGAGGCAGACCCGCTCGTCCACCTCTCGCTTGCCGTGCTCTATCTCCACGGAGGCAGGATAGACGGCTCGTCGGGGGAGTTCCGGGCCGTGACTGAGTCTTCCCCGGGTGAATGGCTCGCCCACTACGGACTCGCGGTGACGGCCTTGGTCAGGGGGGACGCCCCCGCCGTTGACAAGGAGATCGCGGCCGCGCGCGAGGCGGGCGCTCCACCTTCTGACATAGACACCTTCGAGCGCTATCGAGACCACATCGTCGGCCGTTCGACGCCGGCGAGGCAGTCCGAATCCCTTCTCGACAAGCAGATGGATGCCTACGCTGCTCTGAGGACGGGTCTCCACGCCGATGCTCGCACACTCTTGACTGAGATCCTCGCCTCGCCGTGCCTGCCCGGTTTCGAGGAGCGGAGGAGTCCTGTCGCGACGTTTATCTCCTCGGCGCCGGTCGCCCTGCCGTCTTGTAGGATGACATGGACTCCGCCTCGAGGCGACGACGCCCGCGAAGTGGCGGAGACGGTCTACCTCACGGCTGACACGAGCGGTGCTGACGGCGTCGAGTTCGTGACCTTCTACGTGGACGGCACGTTCGTCGGCATGTCGAACTCTGAGCCGCTGTCATTCAACTGGAACACCAGACGGCACACCAACGGCCTCCACCAGGTGCGCATAGACGGCAAGAACGCTTCCGGCGATGTTGTCAGTTCGAAGTCGGTCTGGGTGCGCGTGAATAATGCTGATCCTGTTAGGCTGCCTCCAGTCTCCGGGCCTGAGGTCGAAAATCTGAGGGCGCGGCTGTGGAGGTGCATCAGGCTGTCGGAGAGCAGGCGGCTCGCCCACTACGAACTGGCGCAATTGATGCTCGATGAAGGGGAGAAGGATTCGGCGGCCCTCAACCTCGAATGCACGCTGGCATATCGGCCTGATTTCGCCGATGCCAGGCGGATGCTGCAAGAGATCAACGGCAAGCCCCCGGCATCTCGGGAGATCAGGTCCGGCCCGACCGGCAGAAAACTGGTCGCTCTGACCTTCGACGACGGCCCGAACCAGAGGACGGTCCGCCTTCTGGAGACGCTCGAACGGCTCAAGATTCCTGCCACGTTCTTTCTCGTCGGCTTCAGAGCGGAGGCACAGCCGCAACTCGTCAAGGCCATTGAGGCGGGCGGGCATGAGATCGGCAGCCACAGCTACACTCATCCGAACCTGACGAGCCTCTCTCTGTACGAGATCGAAGAGCAGCTGTGCAAGACGAACGCCGTGATCCGGGTGATTACCGGTAAGTCGCCGCGGTTGTTCAGGCCTCCGGGAGGCAACTTCAACTCTACCGTCAGGGAAGCTGTATCACGGCAAGGGATGAACAGCGTCTTTTGGACAGTCAACTGCGGTCACCTCGAGGGCGGCGACCCTCAGGGGCTTGCGGGCTATGTGTTTCAGAACATCACCGACGGGGGCATCGTCCTGATGCACAACGGCGAGGCTACCGCGTCTTACGCGCTTCCGGTCATCGCAAAACGGCTGCGCGACGCGGGGTACGAGTTCGTGACCGTGTCCCAGCTTCTGGGCGCGCGGTAG
- a CDS encoding ABC transporter ATP-binding protein → MDSPAIEANQLSISYRTGRGPKKPAVSDLSFGVGRGEIVGFIGPNGAGKTSAIKALLGLIPSPGDSCRILDIRSSDPRSRASLGYLPEVSYYPRFLRLLEFLYICAWLSGIPRRARKDAVRTAARRTGMTEHLNSRMFGFSKGMLQQSGIAQALVHNPDILILDEPMSGLDPIARMKMRELLVELRSEGKTILFSSHELGEIEMVADRILVLCQGRLVYDGAVSEAVGMDGNLERAFIRLLGEELPCAA, encoded by the coding sequence TTGGATTCGCCTGCCATCGAGGCAAACCAGCTTTCGATCTCCTACAGGACGGGACGCGGGCCGAAGAAACCTGCAGTCTCCGACCTCTCGTTTGGCGTCGGCCGCGGAGAGATCGTCGGGTTCATCGGCCCGAACGGTGCCGGAAAGACCTCCGCCATCAAAGCCCTGCTCGGCCTGATTCCTTCTCCCGGCGACTCGTGCCGCATCTTGGACATTCGGTCGAGCGATCCGCGGTCGCGGGCGTCGCTCGGTTATCTGCCTGAGGTATCGTACTACCCGAGGTTTCTGCGCCTCTTGGAGTTCCTCTACATCTGCGCTTGGCTCTCCGGGATTCCAAGGCGCGCGCGCAAGGATGCCGTCAGAACCGCCGCGAGGCGGACGGGCATGACCGAGCATCTGAACAGCCGCATGTTCGGCTTCTCGAAGGGGATGCTCCAACAGTCCGGCATTGCTCAGGCCCTGGTGCACAACCCCGACATCCTGATCCTCGACGAGCCGATGTCCGGCCTCGATCCGATCGCGCGTATGAAGATGCGGGAATTGCTGGTGGAACTACGATCGGAGGGCAAGACCATTCTCTTCTCGTCCCACGAACTCGGCGAGATCGAGATGGTTGCGGATCGGATACTCGTGCTCTGCCAGGGGCGGCTGGTCTACGACGGCGCCGTATCCGAAGCCGTGGGCATGGACGGCAACCTGGAGCGCGCCTTTATCCGCCTTCTTGGGGAGGAACTGCCATGCGCTGCCTAG
- a CDS encoding ABC-2 transporter permease: protein MRCLALSYLSLIETLRRKEFYVVLVLIALLAGWLQMANLGASQAGRFSREIVMQVAWLASFALAVALATRQIPTDVEQRTAYILLARPIPRWQYIAGRGLGAVSAAITCFTGLFLILIVMLAIRGGAGVLDATLWQAYALQVCALTLLCSISLCLSCAFSPAAAVTFALVLLCVTRYGGQSLMSAIETMTGMRQYAAWAAYLALPHFEFFDISRRFVHGWGPLPKIAFVQILAYGLGYALFAGACASLTFRRKWL from the coding sequence ATGCGCTGCCTAGCACTATCGTATCTATCCCTTATCGAGACGCTTCGGCGGAAGGAGTTCTACGTAGTGCTGGTCCTGATCGCGCTCCTCGCGGGCTGGCTTCAGATGGCGAATCTCGGTGCTTCGCAGGCCGGGAGATTCTCGCGAGAGATCGTCATGCAGGTCGCTTGGCTGGCTTCGTTCGCGCTTGCCGTGGCGCTCGCAACTCGCCAGATTCCAACCGACGTCGAACAGCGGACAGCCTACATCCTGCTCGCTCGCCCGATTCCGAGATGGCAGTACATCGCGGGTCGGGGTCTGGGTGCGGTGTCGGCCGCAATTACCTGTTTCACCGGCCTCTTCCTGATCCTAATAGTGATGCTGGCGATAAGGGGAGGCGCGGGCGTCTTGGATGCGACTCTTTGGCAGGCGTATGCCCTGCAGGTCTGCGCGCTCACTCTGCTGTGCAGCATATCTCTCTGCCTCTCATGCGCTTTCTCACCGGCGGCGGCGGTAACATTCGCGCTCGTTCTCCTCTGCGTGACGCGTTACGGCGGGCAGTCGCTCATGTCGGCCATCGAGACAATGACCGGGATGCGTCAGTACGCGGCGTGGGCGGCATACCTCGCTCTCCCGCACTTCGAGTTCTTCGACATATCGCGCAGGTTCGTGCACGGATGGGGGCCTCTGCCGAAGATAGCATTCGTGCAGATACTGGCCTACGGACTGGGGTATGCTCTCTTCGCAGGCGCCTGCGCGTCGCTCACGTTCCGCAGGAAGTGGCTGTGA
- a CDS encoding sulfatase, whose protein sequence is MSDGHATRREFLAGIGAACAVLPLVGVEGASAPSKQPNLVFILTDDHRFDAMSCMGHPFLRTPNIDRIAREGAIFRNAFVTTSLCSPSRASFLTGRYAHSHGVLNNATVFEDSQPTFPTVLKAAGYETAFVGKWHMAGQEGPRKGFDYWFSFKGQGVYYSPTVNDNGEVKRVGTYMTDLLTDKAVEWLNRPRNAPFCLYLSHKAVHGPFQPAVRHKKLYAGEKIERPKSMSDTLEGKPEWIRRGMEPGHDLTGALTDPAKLDELILDYCRTLVAVDEGVGRVLDTLEAMGELDNTVIVFCGDNGYFLGEHGRVDKRLMYEESIRIPMVMRYPKVVKPGTEVQGMVLNIDLCPTFLDLAGVTAPQGIQGRSFRPLLRGKARGWREEWMYEYFREKGYNWTPTTVGVRTERWKYIEYLDEEGVPAELYDLREDPTELRNLVDDAKHADRLSEMRARLARLRDETGYPAGS, encoded by the coding sequence ATGAGCGACGGGCATGCCACCAGGCGTGAGTTTCTTGCAGGGATAGGGGCTGCCTGCGCGGTACTGCCCTTGGTCGGTGTCGAGGGAGCGTCCGCACCATCGAAACAGCCGAACCTCGTCTTCATCCTGACCGACGACCATCGGTTCGATGCGATGAGTTGCATGGGCCACCCCTTCCTGCGCACTCCGAACATCGACCGTATCGCACGAGAGGGAGCGATCTTCCGCAATGCCTTCGTCACAACCTCACTGTGTTCTCCCAGCAGGGCGAGCTTTCTGACGGGGCGATATGCTCACTCCCATGGCGTCCTCAACAATGCCACCGTGTTCGAAGACAGCCAGCCGACCTTCCCGACCGTGCTCAAGGCGGCGGGATACGAGACCGCATTTGTCGGCAAATGGCACATGGCCGGGCAAGAGGGCCCTCGAAAGGGCTTCGACTACTGGTTCAGTTTCAAAGGTCAGGGCGTTTACTACAGCCCGACCGTGAACGATAACGGCGAAGTCAAACGGGTCGGCACCTACATGACCGACCTGTTGACAGACAAGGCCGTCGAGTGGCTGAACAGACCCCGGAATGCGCCGTTCTGCCTCTATCTATCCCACAAGGCGGTTCACGGCCCGTTCCAGCCTGCCGTGCGGCACAAGAAGCTGTATGCGGGCGAGAAGATCGAGCGCCCGAAGAGCATGAGCGATACCCTAGAGGGCAAGCCCGAGTGGATTCGGAGAGGCATGGAGCCCGGCCACGACTTGACTGGAGCTCTGACCGACCCTGCCAAGCTGGACGAGTTGATACTCGACTATTGCCGGACGCTCGTCGCCGTAGACGAGGGAGTCGGCCGTGTGCTCGATACACTGGAGGCGATGGGCGAACTCGACAATACCGTCATCGTGTTCTGCGGCGACAACGGCTATTTCCTCGGCGAGCACGGGCGGGTGGACAAGCGCCTGATGTACGAGGAGTCCATACGCATCCCGATGGTTATGCGCTACCCGAAGGTTGTCAAGCCGGGAACTGAGGTCCAGGGCATGGTGCTCAACATTGATCTGTGCCCCACGTTCCTCGACCTTGCGGGGGTGACCGCGCCCCAGGGAATCCAGGGGAGGTCGTTCCGTCCGCTGCTTCGAGGGAAGGCCCGGGGATGGCGCGAAGAGTGGATGTACGAGTACTTCCGCGAGAAGGGATACAACTGGACGCCGACCACCGTTGGAGTCCGGACCGAGCGCTGGAAGTATATCGAGTATCTCGACGAGGAAGGCGTCCCGGCTGAGCTCTACGATCTCAGAGAGGACCCGACGGAACTCCGCAACCTGGTTGATGATGCGAAGCACGCCGATAGACTCTCCGAGATGCGTGCTCGTCTCGCGCGGCTCAGAGATGAGACCGGCTATCCAGCGGGCAGCTAG
- a CDS encoding rubrerythrin family protein, which translates to MKIKGTRTEKNLITSFAGESQARNRYTYFASQAKKDGYEQISAIFTETADNEKEHAKRFFKFLEGGTCEVVGVFPAGKIGTTAENLAAAAAGELEEWSELYPEAARVARAEGFEAVAVVFEKIAAVEKHHEERYRALLKNVEDGKVFKKDAPVVWKCRNCGYIHEGPEALQLCPACAHPQAHFELLADNF; encoded by the coding sequence ATGAAGATCAAAGGAACCCGGACCGAGAAGAACCTGATCACCTCGTTTGCAGGTGAGTCCCAGGCGAGGAACAGGTATACGTATTTCGCCAGTCAGGCGAAGAAGGACGGCTATGAGCAGATATCCGCCATCTTCACGGAGACCGCGGACAACGAGAAGGAGCACGCGAAGCGCTTCTTTAAGTTCCTCGAGGGTGGGACTTGCGAGGTCGTCGGCGTCTTTCCCGCCGGCAAGATCGGCACGACCGCCGAGAACCTGGCCGCAGCCGCTGCTGGTGAACTCGAGGAGTGGTCGGAGTTGTACCCTGAGGCTGCTCGCGTTGCCCGTGCCGAAGGATTTGAGGCGGTGGCCGTCGTGTTCGAGAAGATCGCTGCCGTCGAGAAGCATCACGAGGAGAGATACCGCGCGCTGTTGAAGAACGTCGAAGACGGCAAGGTCTTCAAGAAGGACGCCCCGGTCGTCTGGAAGTGCCGCAACTGCGGCTATATCCACGAAGGTCCGGAAGCCCTCCAGTTGTGCCCGGCATGCGCGCACCCCCAGGCGCATTTCGAGCTTCTCGCCGACAACTTCTGA